A genome region from Natranaeroarchaeum sulfidigenes includes the following:
- a CDS encoding S8 family peptidase, translated as MPANNITRRRVLQTVGGAGVAGAVGTGTASGDDSGPSDGYIIGVDPGKSDLPAQAADQVFRRLDFGEIGEAVSGRFSEQALDALRSNPNVRYVERNGRMHAHDQTTPYGIDITDADVAIDDGDTGEGVSVAILDTGIDAQHETLESNLGEGWAATDAACESDCSGCRFGGGGSDIDECLEEWDDDNDHGTHVAGTAAAADNGTGVLGVAPEVTLHAVKVLDCCGSGSFDDIAAGIEWSADQGHDVQNMSLGGDSDSDVVTDALRYAADRGVVMIGSAGNSGECTDCVGFPARDERVVAVSATDENDELASFSSTGPEVELAAPGVDTLSSIPRDDYDEFSGTSMSAPHVAGAAATVIADGTEDREAVRAELKDAADDIGLSDEEQGAGRLNVAAAVDADGDDDDDDEDDDEEEDESVTVATEAATDVEETSATLNGEVTELDGVDEADVGFEYGNSGEELSSDVDAGTVSSEGTFDADIDGLDGGTEYEFRAVAEIDADSDSGEIRSFTTDDGDGTGDSDPVIEQFDVTEDSNPNWSRHTVDWEVSDEDGALDTVTSEQLDAGSVVDSVTSDVSGGNADGRHDLESRRSSVDEVRLTVVDEAGNETSETESV; from the coding sequence GTGCCAGCAAATAACATAACTCGACGACGAGTACTACAGACAGTCGGCGGTGCAGGTGTAGCCGGTGCCGTTGGGACAGGAACTGCCAGTGGAGATGACAGTGGGCCGTCAGACGGGTATATTATCGGGGTCGATCCCGGTAAGTCGGACCTGCCGGCGCAGGCCGCCGACCAGGTGTTTCGGCGACTCGACTTTGGCGAGATCGGTGAGGCGGTATCGGGTCGGTTCTCCGAGCAGGCCTTGGACGCGCTGCGCAGCAACCCCAACGTCCGGTACGTCGAACGGAACGGACGGATGCACGCACACGACCAGACGACGCCCTACGGTATTGATATCACGGATGCCGACGTGGCAATTGATGATGGGGATACCGGGGAAGGGGTCAGCGTGGCGATTCTCGACACCGGGATTGATGCCCAGCACGAAACTCTGGAGTCAAATCTGGGAGAGGGCTGGGCCGCGACGGATGCGGCCTGTGAGTCGGACTGTAGTGGCTGTCGGTTCGGGGGTGGCGGGAGCGACATCGACGAGTGTCTGGAGGAATGGGACGACGATAACGACCACGGAACACACGTCGCCGGGACGGCTGCGGCCGCGGACAACGGAACTGGGGTGCTTGGAGTCGCTCCTGAAGTGACCTTGCACGCTGTCAAGGTTCTCGATTGCTGTGGAAGCGGCAGTTTTGACGACATCGCTGCAGGGATCGAGTGGTCGGCGGATCAGGGCCACGATGTCCAGAACATGAGCCTGGGCGGGGACTCCGACTCCGATGTCGTGACAGACGCGCTCCGGTACGCAGCCGACCGGGGTGTCGTGATGATCGGCTCGGCGGGTAACTCCGGGGAGTGCACCGACTGTGTCGGGTTCCCCGCGCGGGACGAGCGCGTTGTTGCGGTATCGGCGACCGACGAGAACGACGAACTCGCGAGTTTCTCCTCGACGGGGCCGGAGGTCGAGCTTGCAGCCCCTGGCGTCGATACGCTCTCGTCGATTCCGCGGGACGACTACGACGAGTTCTCCGGTACATCGATGTCTGCGCCACACGTCGCGGGTGCCGCGGCTACTGTCATCGCCGACGGGACAGAGGATCGTGAAGCCGTCCGCGCAGAGCTGAAAGACGCTGCGGACGATATCGGTCTCTCCGACGAGGAACAGGGCGCAGGCCGGTTGAATGTCGCCGCGGCGGTCGACGCGGACGGCGATGACGATGACGACGATGAAGACGATGACGAAGAAGAGGACGAGAGCGTCACCGTCGCCACCGAGGCGGCGACCGATGTTGAGGAGACCTCGGCGACGCTGAACGGCGAGGTCACGGAGCTCGACGGCGTGGACGAGGCCGATGTTGGCTTCGAGTACGGCAACAGCGGCGAGGAGCTTTCGAGCGATGTCGATGCGGGAACCGTCTCGTCAGAAGGGACATTCGACGCGGATATCGACGGTCTGGACGGTGGCACGGAGTACGAGTTCCGTGCAGTGGCCGAGATTGATGCGGATAGTGACTCCGGTGAAATCCGGAGTTTCACGACCGACGACGGGGACGGGACGGGCGACAGCGACCCAGTAATCGAACAGTTCGACGTGACCGAGGATTCCAACCCCAACTGGTCACGACACACGGTCGACTGGGAAGTCAGCGACGAGGACGGTGCCCTCGACACAGTGACGAGCGAACAGCTGGATGCGGGCTCCGTCGTCGACAGCGTGACCTCCGACGTGAGCGGCGGCAACGCGGACGGCCGCCACGATCTGGAGAGTCGCAGGTCGTCTGTCGACGAGGTCCGTCTCACCGTCGTCGACGAAGCCGGTAACGAGACCAGCGAAACGGAATCTGTCTAG
- a CDS encoding BsuPI-related putative proteinase inhibitor — MSLEPALSATIDRDVTFRLTVTNAGSTPVELTFRDGRRADIVVYGATTDEECWRWSDGKLFTQAIERVTLAPGDQFEREYVWSDPPSGEYVAVAALTADEDVTARVAVTI, encoded by the coding sequence ATGTCCCTGGAACCGGCGCTCTCCGCGACTATCGACCGGGATGTCACCTTTCGGCTGACAGTTACCAACGCCGGATCGACGCCCGTCGAGCTGACGTTCCGGGATGGCCGCCGTGCCGATATCGTGGTCTACGGCGCCACTACCGATGAGGAGTGCTGGCGGTGGAGCGACGGCAAACTGTTCACACAGGCGATCGAGCGTGTAACGCTTGCACCTGGTGATCAGTTTGAGCGGGAGTACGTCTGGTCAGATCCACCATCCGGAGAGTACGTCGCAGTCGCGGCCCTTACGGCGGACGAGGACGTAACAGCACGTGTTGCGGTGACGATATGA
- the lipA gene encoding lipoyl synthase — protein MSRSRKPDWLLKPLPTGEEFTGIKQTLRDRNLHTVCEEANCPNMGECWSGEDGPGTATFMLMGHKCTRSCGFCDVETGGGESLDPNEPTEVASAVADIGLDYVVLTSVDRDDLPDQGANHFAETIREIKRRNAETLVEVLIPDFQGEPELVRKIIEAEPDVIAHNVETVQRLQGRVRDPRAGYEQSLRVLEQVERESDIHTKTSIMLGHGEHDHEVYQTLADLREAEVDIVTFGQYLRPSADHLPVRSYVHPDKFDTWERVAEDELGFLYCASGPMVRSSYRAGELFVDAVIRDGKTVEQARAEAGAGGD, from the coding sequence ATGAGTCGCTCGCGGAAGCCCGACTGGCTTCTCAAGCCGTTGCCGACTGGCGAGGAGTTCACGGGTATCAAACAGACGTTGCGGGATCGGAACCTTCACACAGTGTGTGAGGAGGCCAACTGCCCGAACATGGGCGAGTGCTGGAGCGGCGAGGACGGGCCGGGCACGGCGACGTTCATGCTGATGGGCCACAAGTGCACCCGCTCGTGTGGCTTCTGTGACGTCGAGACCGGCGGTGGTGAGTCACTCGACCCCAACGAACCAACCGAAGTTGCGAGCGCAGTCGCCGACATCGGGCTCGATTACGTCGTCCTCACGTCGGTCGACCGGGACGACTTGCCGGATCAGGGTGCGAACCACTTCGCCGAGACGATCCGGGAGATCAAGCGCCGAAACGCCGAGACGCTCGTCGAAGTGCTGATCCCCGACTTTCAGGGCGAGCCCGAACTCGTCCGGAAGATCATCGAGGCCGAGCCGGACGTCATCGCGCACAACGTCGAGACGGTCCAGCGCCTACAGGGTCGGGTCAGGGACCCGCGTGCTGGCTACGAACAGAGCCTGCGCGTCCTCGAGCAGGTCGAGCGTGAGTCCGACATCCATACCAAGACCTCAATCATGCTGGGCCATGGCGAACACGATCACGAGGTCTACCAGACGCTCGCGGATCTGCGGGAAGCAGAGGTCGACATCGTCACGTTCGGCCAGTATCTCCGCCCCTCGGCCGATCACCTCCCAGTCCGGAGCTACGTCCATCCCGACAAGTTCGATACGTGGGAGCGCGTCGCCGAGGACGAACTGGGCTTTCTGTACTGTGCCTCCGGACCGATGGTCCGTTCGTCGTACAGGGCGGGGGAGCTGTTCGTCGACGCCGTGATCCGGGACGGCAAAACGGTCGAGCAGGCGCGGGCAGAGGCAGGGGCTGGCGGCGACTGA
- a CDS encoding MATE family efflux transporter — MTGQPRDSDRPPTETDDGPAEQVTPDDSSSTDGSSDDPRESITEGSLLRPLFHLAWPIVVIQLLQVTYNVVDTLYLGRLSADAVGAISLAFPLIFLLIAVAGGFTTAGAILVAQYIGAEGDRSAGLVTGQTVSFVSLLSVVIGVVGYFYTRPALELLPSDPDTAASVVPLAADYMEIIFLGMPLMFGFFVFSALMRGYGDTRTPMLVMVVSVLVNVLLDPFLIFGFENNPVMVWLGLQSLEATLLAATGYTGWGIEGAAAATIVARGVGTGIGLGLLFGTSIGPAVQLSHLRPDFGVIEDIIRLGTPSMVEQSTSALAMISLTAMVVTFAPPVVAAYGLGNRLISLVFLPAMGLGRAIDTMVGQNLGADRADRAARAAWIAASTGAGVMLVVAVIAVTFTEPIVSVFLGDVPDAPETIALGVEYVQIRSVEFAFIGVSQVMLGAFRGAGNTKIAMVISILTLWVGRVGTVYLLVFVFDMGATGIWIGMAVGNVLGATIAVAWFLRGTWKEKYIDEPAVDAGDAAITGEDD; from the coding sequence GTGACAGGTCAGCCCCGCGATTCGGATCGCCCTCCAACCGAGACGGACGACGGTCCGGCCGAGCAGGTCACCCCGGACGATTCCTCGTCGACCGACGGGTCCAGCGACGATCCTCGTGAGTCGATCACAGAGGGGAGTCTGCTACGGCCGCTCTTTCACCTCGCGTGGCCTATCGTCGTCATCCAGCTGTTGCAGGTAACGTACAACGTCGTCGACACGCTGTATCTCGGACGGCTCTCCGCGGATGCCGTCGGCGCGATCAGTCTCGCGTTTCCACTCATCTTCCTGCTGATCGCCGTCGCGGGCGGGTTTACCACGGCGGGTGCGATCCTCGTCGCGCAGTATATCGGTGCGGAGGGTGATCGGTCCGCCGGGCTCGTAACCGGCCAGACCGTCTCGTTCGTCAGTTTGCTCTCGGTCGTTATCGGCGTTGTCGGCTATTTCTACACGCGTCCAGCACTCGAACTCCTGCCAAGCGATCCGGATACGGCGGCGAGTGTCGTCCCGCTCGCGGCGGATTACATGGAGATCATTTTCCTCGGGATGCCGCTGATGTTCGGCTTTTTCGTCTTTTCGGCGCTCATGCGCGGGTACGGTGACACGCGCACACCGATGCTGGTGATGGTGGTCTCGGTGCTCGTGAACGTCCTCCTCGACCCGTTCCTGATCTTCGGGTTCGAGAACAACCCGGTGATGGTGTGGCTCGGCTTGCAAAGTCTCGAAGCGACGCTACTTGCGGCCACTGGCTACACCGGCTGGGGCATCGAGGGTGCTGCCGCCGCCACGATCGTCGCCCGCGGGGTGGGAACGGGGATCGGCCTCGGTCTGCTCTTTGGCACATCGATCGGACCAGCCGTTCAGTTGAGCCACCTTCGACCGGACTTCGGGGTCATTGAGGATATCATCCGACTGGGCACACCGAGCATGGTCGAGCAGTCGACAAGCGCGCTTGCGATGATCAGCCTGACGGCGATGGTCGTCACGTTCGCGCCGCCGGTCGTCGCGGCGTACGGGCTTGGGAACCGACTCATCTCGCTGGTCTTCCTGCCTGCGATGGGGCTGGGGCGGGCGATCGATACGATGGTCGGCCAGAACCTCGGTGCGGACCGTGCGGATCGAGCAGCGAGGGCAGCGTGGATCGCGGCCTCGACCGGCGCGGGCGTGATGCTCGTTGTCGCGGTGATCGCCGTTACCTTCACCGAGCCGATCGTGAGCGTCTTCCTCGGGGACGTGCCCGACGCCCCGGAGACGATCGCCCTCGGTGTCGAATACGTCCAGATTCGCTCGGTCGAGTTCGCCTTCATCGGCGTCTCGCAGGTGATGCTCGGCGCGTTCCGTGGGGCTGGAAACACGAAGATAGCGATGGTCATCTCGATTCTCACCCTGTGGGTCGGCCGGGTGGGAACGGTCTACCTGCTCGTGTTCGTCTTCGACATGGGTGCGACCGGTATCTGGATCGGGATGGCCGTGGGGAACGTGCTCGGCGCAACCATCGCCGTGGCGTGGTTCCTGCGTGGCACCTGGAAGGAGAAGTACATCGACGAACCGGCGGTTGACGCTGGCGATGCAGCGATCACTGGCGAGGACGACTAA
- a CDS encoding aminopeptidase → MDDRIREHAEVLVDWSARIEEGDDVVMAVSPGAHELAVATAKLLGERGANLVTTRASGEITRAYLRAHDDEFDPDPAHELALYENANVYLSLRGGHNTAATADVPAERRQAHARATEGVREARMDTDWVSTVHPTRSLAQQAGMAYEEYQEFVYNAVLRDWESLAEEMDRMKGLLDEGSEVRLVSANTDLTMSIEGRTAVNSCASVAYDSHNLPSGEVFTAPYDTSGHVEFDVPMTIHGKRVRDVSLTFEDGEVVEYDAAQNADVIGDVLDTDEGARRLGELGIGMNRGIDRYTDNILFDEKMGDTVHLALGRAYDANLPEGEAGNDSAVHVDLITSVGGDSRLEIDGEVVQRDGQFRWEDGFEN, encoded by the coding sequence ATGGACGACCGAATCCGAGAGCACGCCGAGGTACTGGTCGACTGGAGCGCACGCATCGAGGAGGGAGACGACGTCGTGATGGCGGTCAGCCCCGGTGCACACGAACTTGCGGTCGCGACCGCGAAGTTGCTCGGTGAGCGTGGGGCAAACCTCGTCACGACGCGGGCCTCGGGCGAGATTACACGCGCGTATCTTCGGGCACACGACGACGAGTTCGACCCAGATCCCGCCCACGAACTGGCCCTCTACGAGAACGCCAACGTCTACCTCTCGCTTCGCGGTGGCCACAACACGGCGGCCACGGCCGACGTGCCAGCCGAGCGCCGACAGGCACACGCCAGAGCCACCGAGGGGGTCCGCGAAGCCCGGATGGACACCGACTGGGTCTCGACCGTCCATCCCACGCGGTCGCTCGCCCAGCAGGCAGGAATGGCCTACGAGGAGTATCAGGAGTTCGTCTACAACGCCGTCCTGCGTGACTGGGAATCGCTGGCCGAGGAGATGGATCGGATGAAGGGGCTGCTCGACGAAGGAAGCGAAGTCCGACTCGTCTCCGCGAACACCGATCTCACGATGTCGATCGAGGGCCGAACCGCGGTCAACAGCTGTGCCTCCGTGGCGTACGACTCCCATAACCTCCCGAGCGGTGAGGTATTCACCGCCCCCTACGACACGTCGGGACACGTCGAGTTCGACGTACCGATGACGATCCACGGCAAGCGCGTCCGGGACGTCTCGCTGACGTTCGAGGACGGCGAGGTCGTCGAGTACGACGCCGCACAGAACGCTGACGTGATCGGTGACGTGCTCGATACCGACGAGGGCGCACGCCGACTCGGCGAACTCGGTATCGGGATGAACCGCGGGATCGACCGCTACACTGATAACATCCTGTTTGACGAAAAAATGGGCGACACCGTCCACCTCGCGCTCGGCCGGGCCTACGACGCGAACCTGCCCGAGGGCGAAGCGGGCAACGACAGCGCGGTCCACGTCGACCTGATCACGTCGGTGGGCGGGGACTCACGACTGGAGATCGATGGTGAAGTCGTCCAGCGAGACGGTCAGTTCCGGTGGGAAGACGGGTTCGAGAACTAG
- the sufU gene encoding Fe-S cluster assembly sulfur transfer protein SufU, with protein sequence MGMGSDMYRQQILDHYKNPRNYGEIEEPTYTHIGENPMCGDEIRIDVKLADDEETIEHVAFQGDGCAISQASASMLSSKLPGESVNDLMEMDRDDIVDMLGVDISPMRIKCAVLAEKVAQDGYEIYQGEKDIDRTSTED encoded by the coding sequence ATGGGAATGGGATCAGATATGTATCGCCAGCAGATCCTCGATCACTACAAGAACCCGCGTAACTACGGGGAGATCGAGGAGCCGACCTACACCCACATCGGCGAGAACCCGATGTGTGGCGACGAGATCCGAATCGACGTCAAGCTGGCCGACGACGAGGAGACCATCGAACACGTCGCCTTCCAGGGCGACGGCTGTGCGATCAGCCAGGCCAGCGCCAGCATGCTGTCGTCGAAACTGCCGGGTGAATCAGTCAATGACCTGATGGAGATGGACAGAGACGACATCGTCGACATGCTCGGCGTCGACATCAGCCCGATGCGGATCAAATGTGCTGTCCTCGCCGAGAAGGTCGCACAGGACGGCTACGAGATCTATCAGGGCGAGAAGGACATCGACCGGACGTCGACTGAAGACTAG
- a CDS encoding TRAM domain-containing protein, translating to MNVPPEMTPLFGTVLVVVVIGVAGVLWWRSRRGSDRRASKRAHEKAQARDAPVEKGEIIEAGVEELTEHHSGETDAVVKVEGFVIFVKDVPDDIQPADMLRVRVLSFNRKGTSASGKLLERL from the coding sequence ATGAACGTACCACCGGAGATGACGCCGCTGTTCGGGACTGTACTCGTCGTGGTCGTCATCGGCGTTGCGGGCGTGCTCTGGTGGCGCTCGCGACGGGGATCCGACAGGAGGGCCTCGAAACGGGCCCACGAGAAAGCACAGGCCCGGGATGCCCCGGTCGAGAAAGGTGAGATTATCGAGGCCGGCGTCGAGGAACTCACTGAACACCACAGCGGGGAGACCGACGCGGTCGTCAAAGTCGAAGGGTTCGTGATCTTCGTCAAGGACGTCCCCGACGATATACAGCCCGCCGATATGCTTCGGGTCCGCGTGCTCTCGTTCAACCGGAAAGGCACCTCCGCAAGCGGGAAGCTGCTCGAACGGCTCTGA
- a CDS encoding aminotransferase class V-fold PLP-dependent enzyme, whose translation MGTQKTAPLDVERIREDFPILQRRVNDDQQIVYLDNAATTQTPNQVIDVFGEYYRGYNANVHRGIHHLSQEASIAYEEAHDRLADFIGASGGREEMIFTKNTTESMNLVAYAWGLNELGPGDEVVLTEMEHHASLVTWQQIAKRTGADVRYIRVDETGRLDMNHARELIGEDTQMVSVVHVSNTLGTINPVAELADIAHEHDSFIFVDGAQAVPTRPVDVESIDADFYAFSGHKMAGPTGIGGLYGKKEILEGMEPFLYGGDMIKKVTFEDAKWNDLPWKYEAGTPLIAEGIAMAQAADYLDEIGMENVQEHEEQLAEYAYNRLSEFDDIEIYGPEPGPERGGLVAFNLDSVHAHDLASIMNDSAVAIRAGDHCTQPLHDKLGVAASARASFYIYNTRAEIDILIDAIDDARQLFA comes from the coding sequence ATGGGAACGCAAAAGACTGCACCACTCGACGTCGAGCGGATCCGCGAGGACTTCCCGATCCTGCAACGGCGGGTCAACGACGACCAGCAGATCGTCTATCTCGATAACGCGGCGACGACCCAGACGCCGAATCAGGTCATCGACGTGTTCGGCGAGTACTACCGCGGGTACAACGCAAACGTCCACCGGGGCATCCACCATCTCAGTCAGGAGGCCTCCATCGCCTACGAGGAGGCCCACGACCGTCTCGCCGACTTTATCGGCGCGAGCGGCGGGCGCGAGGAGATGATCTTCACCAAAAACACCACCGAGAGCATGAATCTCGTCGCGTACGCGTGGGGATTGAACGAACTCGGTCCCGGCGACGAGGTCGTCCTCACGGAGATGGAACACCACGCCTCGCTGGTCACCTGGCAACAGATCGCCAAGCGTACCGGTGCGGACGTGCGGTACATCCGTGTCGACGAGACCGGACGGCTCGACATGAATCACGCCCGCGAGTTGATCGGCGAGGACACCCAGATGGTCAGCGTCGTCCACGTCTCGAACACGCTCGGGACGATCAATCCCGTCGCCGAACTGGCAGATATCGCTCACGAACACGACTCGTTTATTTTCGTCGACGGTGCACAGGCCGTCCCGACGCGTCCGGTCGACGTCGAGTCGATCGACGCAGACTTCTACGCGTTTTCCGGTCACAAGATGGCTGGGCCGACAGGGATCGGTGGCCTCTATGGGAAAAAGGAGATCCTCGAAGGGATGGAACCGTTCCTCTACGGCGGCGACATGATCAAGAAAGTCACCTTCGAGGACGCGAAATGGAACGATCTGCCCTGGAAGTACGAGGCCGGAACTCCTCTGATCGCCGAGGGCATCGCCATGGCACAGGCAGCCGACTACCTCGACGAAATTGGGATGGAAAACGTCCAAGAACACGAAGAACAGCTGGCCGAGTACGCCTACAACCGCCTCTCGGAGTTCGACGATATCGAGATCTACGGCCCCGAACCCGGCCCCGAGCGCGGCGGGCTCGTTGCCTTTAATCTCGATTCAGTTCACGCGCACGACCTGGCCTCGATTATGAACGACTCGGCAGTCGCCATCCGTGCCGGCGACCACTGTACCCAGCCACTGCACGACAAACTCGGTGTCGCCGCCTCCGCACGGGCTTCCTTCTACATCTATAACACTCGTGCGGAGATCGATATCCTGATCGATGCGATCGACGACGCCCGCCAGCTGTTCGCGTGA
- a CDS encoding ABC transporter ATP-binding protein, producing MPAIETNSLSKRFGDVVAVDDLSLQIDDGEVFGFLGPNGAGKSTTINMLLDFARPTGGSATVLGYDTQKESQKIRKRVGVLPEGFDLYERLSGRKHIEFAQRAKGANGDPVEYLERVGLGGDPADRNAGDYSKGMKQRLAFGMALVGEPDLLIMDEPSSGLDPTGIREMQEIVREEAERGTTVFFSSHILDHVEEVCDRIGVMNEGELVAVGTLDELHARIGGDAHLELSVDDVPERTVDTLPDIAGVSGATARNGTLDVTCTESAAKAKAINHVEDAGTTVLDIQVEDQDIDDLFAELTGNGSTHAEGDTPEEVVA from the coding sequence ATGCCCGCTATCGAAACGAACTCGCTGAGCAAGCGCTTCGGCGATGTCGTCGCGGTCGACGACCTGTCCCTCCAGATAGACGACGGCGAAGTGTTTGGCTTCCTCGGCCCGAACGGTGCCGGGAAGTCGACGACGATCAACATGCTGCTCGATTTTGCCAGACCGACCGGCGGCTCCGCCACGGTGCTGGGCTATGACACGCAGAAAGAGTCCCAGAAGATTCGCAAACGTGTCGGCGTTCTCCCCGAGGGGTTTGACCTCTACGAACGCCTCTCCGGGCGCAAACACATCGAGTTCGCCCAGCGTGCGAAAGGTGCGAACGGCGACCCAGTGGAGTATCTCGAACGCGTCGGTCTGGGCGGTGATCCGGCCGACAGAAACGCCGGCGACTACTCGAAGGGGATGAAACAGCGCCTGGCCTTCGGGATGGCACTGGTCGGCGAGCCCGATCTGCTGATCATGGACGAACCCTCCAGCGGTCTCGATCCCACGGGTATTCGAGAGATGCAAGAGATCGTCCGCGAAGAAGCCGAGCGTGGCACGACCGTGTTCTTTTCGAGCCACATCCTCGATCACGTCGAGGAAGTCTGTGACCGGATCGGCGTGATGAACGAGGGCGAACTGGTCGCCGTCGGAACCCTCGACGAACTCCACGCCCGGATCGGCGGGGACGCCCACCTCGAACTCTCGGTCGACGACGTTCCGGAGCGAACTGTCGACACGCTCCCCGACATCGCGGGTGTTTCGGGTGCAACGGCACGCAACGGCACGCTCGATGTCACCTGTACCGAGTCGGCGGCCAAGGCGAAAGCGATCAATCACGTCGAGGATGCGGGAACGACGGTGCTCGACATCCAGGTCGAGGACCAGGATATCGACGATCTGTTCGCGGAACTCACCGGCAATGGCTCCACGCATGCGGAGGGGGATACCCCCGAAGAGGTGGTCGCATGA
- a CDS encoding ABC transporter permease subunit, which translates to MSVPTVARKDFEDAVRSQMLWSMTGLLVGLIVLIYGAVRYFEGSAPADELAAILALPMQVIVPLAALIVGYMAIVGERRSGSIKILLSLPPTREDVVAGKLLGRAGVVATAVLAAFAVALVLGLVLFGEVAVGELFGLAVATLLLGFAFVGIAVGFSAAVASRGRAMAGVVGTYLVFLGFWDVFVGGIYRFATGAFPPGIIPMDGRIEPWALALQRLNPMEAYGVVASGLMDQQVFPLTLQFPIGVNVVGNEPLEDVVIGEVPFYLSEWFSAVVLLAWFVVPVALGYLRFRNADLG; encoded by the coding sequence ATGAGCGTCCCAACGGTTGCCCGCAAGGACTTCGAGGACGCCGTCCGCTCGCAGATGCTCTGGTCGATGACGGGTCTGCTGGTCGGGCTGATAGTACTCATCTACGGTGCCGTCCGATACTTCGAGGGCAGTGCACCGGCGGACGAGCTGGCGGCAATACTCGCTCTCCCGATGCAGGTAATCGTCCCGCTCGCGGCGCTGATCGTGGGCTACATGGCCATCGTCGGCGAGCGTCGTTCGGGCAGTATCAAGATCCTGTTGAGTCTTCCACCGACGCGCGAGGACGTCGTCGCCGGAAAGCTTCTCGGGCGAGCGGGCGTCGTCGCGACCGCCGTCCTTGCTGCGTTCGCCGTCGCGCTGGTGCTCGGACTGGTGCTGTTCGGCGAAGTGGCGGTCGGTGAGCTGTTCGGCCTCGCCGTCGCGACTCTGCTGCTTGGCTTTGCCTTCGTCGGTATCGCCGTCGGCTTCTCGGCAGCTGTAGCATCTCGCGGGCGTGCAATGGCTGGCGTCGTCGGGACGTATCTGGTCTTTCTGGGCTTCTGGGACGTCTTCGTCGGCGGTATCTACCGGTTCGCTACCGGGGCGTTCCCGCCGGGAATCATTCCGATGGACGGCCGAATCGAGCCGTGGGCGCTTGCGCTCCAGCGACTCAATCCGATGGAAGCCTACGGCGTCGTCGCCTCCGGGCTGATGGACCAGCAAGTGTTTCCGCTGACCCTGCAGTTCCCGATCGGCGTCAACGTCGTCGGGAACGAACCGCTCGAAGACGTCGTGATCGGGGAGGTTCCATTTTACCTCTCGGAGTGGTTCTCGGCGGTCGTGTTGCTCGCCTGGTTCGTCGTCCCCGTCGCGCTGGGGTATCTCCGATTTAGAAACGCGGATCTGGGCTGA
- a CDS encoding DUF424 domain-containing protein, translated as MIVSERTTEKGLLVTVCDPETLGETYESGDISLTVTEEFYGGEEVTEDAVVDSLSRATIANIVGTEAVELAIEHGYVDEANVLELESTLHAQVLRLA; from the coding sequence GTGATCGTCAGCGAGCGCACGACCGAGAAGGGGCTGCTCGTCACCGTCTGCGATCCGGAGACGCTCGGCGAGACCTACGAGAGCGGCGATATCTCCCTTACCGTAACCGAGGAGTTCTATGGCGGGGAGGAGGTCACCGAAGACGCTGTCGTCGACAGTCTCTCGCGGGCGACGATCGCCAACATCGTCGGGACCGAGGCGGTCGAACTGGCGATCGAGCACGGCTACGTCGACGAGGCGAACGTCCTCGAACTCGAGTCCACGCTGCACGCACAGGTTCTGCGGCTCGCCTAG